Below is a genomic region from Coleofasciculus sp. FACHB-1120.
AATTAAGAACGCTGATAGCGCAAAGCATCGATAGATTGAGCAGTCAGAAACACCCCTAAGATAATGTAGCTTGCAAACATAATCAGACTGCTGGTATCAACCACACCTTGTACCAGCGTGTTGTAATGTTTGACTAAAGATAAATGATTCCATGCCTCTCCTAAAACGCCGCCGGTCAGTTTCGCTAAAAGCTCGATCAGCGAGAAACATAAAATTAAAACGAAGGTAAGAATTGCTGCCAAGATTGTGCTTTCAGTGAGGGAAGAAATAAACATTCCCAAGCTAAGAATCGCGGCAGCAACCAAGATTAATGCTGCATGACCCAATAGCGGCACCGCCGGGGGTAGGGGTGGGCTTGATGCATTAAAAGCGATCGCTTCGTATGCTAATAACGGCACTACCATTGTGATAAAAAATGTCAGTACCCCCAACAATTTACCCACCGCTACTGCCCAGTTTGTGACCGGCGAAGTGGCTAATAGTTCTAAAGTCCCTCGCTTGCGTTCCTCGGAATACAGCCCCATTGAGAGAATGGGCAGAATAAATAACGATAAAAAAAACATTGCCCCAAGGAAGCTTTGGAGGGTGTTATAGGCGACATCGACCGGAGGAACGGGTGCGCCGATTTGCTGCCCTTGAAAATAAATATCCAAAGCGCGATCGCTCTCACTTTGCAATGCCGTGAGGAAGAATAATCCAGCTAAAAACCAGAAAGCACCTGCAACGATATATGCCAACGGCGAAGCAAAATAGCCCTGCAATTCCTTGCGGTAAATCGCCAAAATATTACTAATAATTACGCCCATTTATTCAATTCCTCCAGATTGCTCATCTGTGGCAACGATAGCAGCAGCTTCTGCTGGCGAGGTGGCAGATGTTCCATTGCCATCGGTTTCATCCGTATCCATATCAACGACGACCTTTTCTTGAGTTGTCAGTTCGATAAACACGTCCTCAAGACTAGCGCGAGTGCGTCGCATCTCATACAATGCCACTCCCGCGCCAACTAAAACCGCCGCAATATCACGCGCCGGTTCGGTGCCCGGTTCTGATACTACACGGATTAGACGGCGATTGGGCGGTAATTCCTGGCTGGGGATGGATTCGACAAAACGAACTCCCGGCAAAACTAAAAGCATCTGTTGCACAGCTTCGACATCCCCATCGATTTCCAATTCATAGCCCGATCCGCCAGCTAATTGTGCTACGAGATTTTCCGGGCTATTCGTTGCCACAAGCCGACCGCGATTGATAATTGCCACTCGGCTGCAAGTCATGCTAACTTCCGGCAAAATATGGGTGGAGAGAATGATTGTGTGGCTACCGGCAAGGCTTTTAATTAAGTTGCGAACCTCGATAATTTGGCGAGGATCGAGACCAACCGTAGGTTCATCTAGAATAATCGCGGGTGGATCGTGAACGATCGCTTGGGCAATGCCAACCCGTTGGCGGAAGCCTTTAGAAAGCTTGCGGATGAGTACCTTGCGTTTTTCAGTGAGGTTGCAGCGTTCCATTGCTGAATTTACTTGGGATTTGCGATCGCGTCCGGGAACCCCCTTCAGCCGCGCCACAAAATGCAAAAATCCCTCCACGCTCATGTCAGGATACAAAGGTGGCGTCTCCGGTAAATAACCAATCCGCCGCCGTACCGCCATTAAATCTTCATGCACATCGTACCCAGCAATCCGGGCAGTCCCACTGGAGGCAGGTAAATACCCAGCTAAAATCCGCATGGTTGTCGTTTTTCCGGCACCATTTGGCCCCAAAAAACCCAAAATTTCCCCAGGTTCCACTTTAAAAGTGACATCCTGGATGGCTGGGGTCGCGCCATAGATTTTGCTTAAATTTTCAACTTCGATCATTATGGGTCATCGGTCATTGGTCATTGGTTATTGGTCATCGGTCAAAAGCAAACAACTAAGGACAAATGACGAAGGACTAAATT
It encodes:
- a CDS encoding ABC transporter permease is translated as MGVIISNILAIYRKELQGYFASPLAYIVAGAFWFLAGLFFLTALQSESDRALDIYFQGQQIGAPVPPVDVAYNTLQSFLGAMFFLSLFILPILSMGLYSEERKRGTLELLATSPVTNWAVAVGKLLGVLTFFITMVVPLLAYEAIAFNASSPPLPPAVPLLGHAALILVAAAILSLGMFISSLTESTILAAILTFVLILCFSLIELLAKLTGGVLGEAWNHLSLVKHYNTLVQGVVDTSSLIMFASYIILGVFLTAQSIDALRYQRS
- a CDS encoding ABC transporter ATP-binding protein, whose translation is MIEVENLSKIYGATPAIQDVTFKVEPGEILGFLGPNGAGKTTTMRILAGYLPASSGTARIAGYDVHEDLMAVRRRIGYLPETPPLYPDMSVEGFLHFVARLKGVPGRDRKSQVNSAMERCNLTEKRKVLIRKLSKGFRQRVGIAQAIVHDPPAIILDEPTVGLDPRQIIEVRNLIKSLAGSHTIILSTHILPEVSMTCSRVAIINRGRLVATNSPENLVAQLAGGSGYELEIDGDVEAVQQMLLVLPGVRFVESIPSQELPPNRRLIRVVSEPGTEPARDIAAVLVGAGVALYEMRRTRASLEDVFIELTTQEKVVVDMDTDETDGNGTSATSPAEAAAIVATDEQSGGIE